The following proteins come from a genomic window of Candidatus Omnitrophota bacterium:
- a CDS encoding DUF4340 domain-containing protein — MRWRQTLVLFVLVVALGAYISIFEMRSPSTDEWRSAKQRLYPKLDSEDISRLEILNTHGEVKLERRGEGWRMTYPADAPASYAVADEITRALEYCRPNRLWNSGEGGFSVPEGSGLEQPEVVVKFKALGEIHEIQFGNATPFGPRVYFRELPSRSAGVFADAFRDLFSHPAVHYRDRTVFDFLPHKVTELRLVGTWGDFVAGLQPEGWLITSPLRYPAARFYIDQWVRDLRALRVEEFVADEVTDYIPYDLDAPEARFEIVVAGLKQPLVLEVGGKVPGEEEDLRYCRLGQRDAVVTVKVPAALLRPEVRDFADARLLSYAVPQVEELRLRSLAGELVLKGRKLPTGAREWRLVQPVNASADVSVVKAFLGKLTERRVLEILPLAGDADLAKYGLDEPHWVMALKLEGEPDPIVWELGDRLQNGGRYARQPSMQAILVLDNYLDRELEKHPSEWRDRRLSSVDTSLIQSIEIEVRGESKILGPADKGWAELLQGLPELTWISVLKEELPADAPQLGLDKPVLVLRLLDPQGRILDEISFSGKLLAKRLVPVSNGGHEAYEIPELHLETLLSLIE; from the coding sequence ATGAGGTGGCGCCAGACCTTGGTCTTGTTTGTGCTGGTCGTGGCCTTGGGCGCCTATATTTCTATTTTTGAGATGCGGTCCCCTTCCACTGATGAATGGCGGTCTGCCAAGCAGCGTCTTTATCCCAAATTGGATTCTGAAGATATCAGCCGGCTCGAAATCCTGAACACCCACGGCGAAGTGAAGCTGGAACGCCGCGGTGAAGGATGGAGGATGACGTATCCGGCAGATGCGCCGGCCAGTTATGCAGTGGCTGATGAGATCACCCGGGCCTTGGAATACTGCCGGCCCAACCGGCTTTGGAATTCCGGGGAAGGGGGTTTCTCCGTGCCCGAAGGCAGCGGTTTGGAACAGCCGGAGGTGGTGGTCAAGTTCAAGGCTCTGGGCGAGATCCATGAAATCCAGTTCGGCAATGCGACTCCGTTTGGGCCGCGCGTATATTTCCGGGAGCTGCCCTCGCGCAGTGCGGGCGTGTTTGCGGACGCGTTCCGCGACCTCTTCAGCCATCCGGCGGTTCATTACCGCGATCGCACCGTGTTTGATTTTTTGCCGCATAAGGTGACGGAGCTGCGCCTGGTCGGGACCTGGGGGGATTTTGTGGCCGGTTTGCAGCCCGAAGGCTGGCTCATTACCTCGCCCCTGCGTTATCCGGCGGCCCGCTTTTACATTGACCAATGGGTGAGGGATCTGAGGGCCTTGCGCGTTGAGGAATTTGTGGCAGACGAGGTCACGGATTATATTCCTTATGACCTGGATGCGCCTGAGGCGCGTTTTGAAATTGTTGTGGCAGGCCTCAAACAGCCCTTGGTCTTGGAGGTGGGCGGGAAGGTTCCGGGTGAGGAAGAGGACCTGCGGTATTGCCGCCTAGGGCAGCGGGACGCGGTGGTCACGGTCAAGGTGCCTGCTGCCTTGTTAAGGCCCGAGGTCCGGGATTTTGCCGATGCCCGGCTCCTGAGTTATGCCGTGCCCCAGGTCGAGGAATTGCGTTTGCGCTCCTTGGCCGGAGAGCTGGTGCTCAAGGGCCGGAAACTGCCGACTGGGGCGCGGGAATGGAGGCTGGTGCAGCCGGTGAATGCTTCGGCGGATGTATCCGTGGTCAAAGCCTTTTTGGGCAAGCTGACGGAACGGCGCGTGCTGGAGATTTTGCCTTTGGCCGGGGACGCGGATTTGGCCAAATACGGTTTGGATGAGCCTCATTGGGTGATGGCATTGAAATTGGAAGGGGAGCCGGACCCCATTGTTTGGGAGTTGGGGGATCGATTGCAGAACGGGGGGCGTTATGCCCGGCAGCCCTCGATGCAAGCCATTTTGGTCTTGGACAATTATTTGGACCGGGAACTGGAAAAACATCCTTCGGAGTGGCGGGACCGGCGTTTGAGCTCAGTGGACACATCTTTGATTCAGAGTATTGAGATAGAAGTGCGCGGGGAGTCCAAAATATTGGGCCCTGCGGACAAGGGCTGGGCCGAGCTTCTGCAAGGCTTGCCGGAGCTGACGTGGATTTCGGTATTGAAGGAGGAACTGCCTGCGGATGCGCCCCAACTCGGGCTGGATAAGCCGGTCCTGGTGCTGCGCCTCCTCGATCCACAAGGCCGGATACTGGATGAAATCAGCTTTTCCGGTAAGCTGCTCGCCAAACGCCTTGTGCCTGTGTCCAACGGCGGCCACGAGGCCTACGAAATCCCCGAACTCCATCTGGAGACCCTCCTCAGTCTGATTGAATGA
- a CDS encoding DNA recombination protein RmuC: MEFLTLILAIIGTAAVVTSLWLWRSGRTAPGPTPEDRMAALRQEMAAAQDRQSQLMLSSMDGLRSQMTEQLGGIMSEVNKRLAESTDQLVKSQQGMGRVFGEVQEKLGGLEKSTAQVLEISKDISSLQDLLKPPKLRGALGEYLLEGLLSEILPNKSMYSMQYRFRSNEVVDAVIHIDQRIVPVDAKFPIESFRRLTEAEGDAEKKSAHRAFETDVKKHIDAISSKYILPDERTFDFALMYIPAENVYYETILKDEGLSEEKGIFHHAMAHRVIPVSPNSLYAYLQVIVLGLRGLAVERHAEEILKNLRKLHGHFESCEESFVLTGKQLEHALNNYKKAETHLRRFSDKLAAVEESAEETPVLTSASAPRVEPKNLAALPHSES, from the coding sequence ATGGAATTTCTGACTCTCATCCTCGCAATTATCGGAACCGCCGCAGTGGTCACGAGCCTTTGGCTTTGGCGCTCCGGCCGCACGGCGCCCGGCCCCACGCCCGAGGACCGCATGGCGGCCCTGCGCCAGGAAATGGCCGCAGCCCAGGACCGCCAATCCCAACTCATGCTTTCGAGCATGGACGGTTTGCGTTCACAGATGACCGAGCAGCTCGGGGGCATTATGTCCGAGGTCAACAAGCGCCTGGCCGAGAGCACGGACCAACTCGTCAAATCCCAACAGGGCATGGGCCGGGTTTTTGGCGAGGTCCAGGAAAAGCTCGGCGGCTTGGAAAAATCCACGGCCCAGGTCCTGGAAATTTCCAAAGACATCTCCAGCCTGCAGGATTTGCTGAAACCGCCCAAATTGCGCGGAGCTTTAGGAGAATATCTTTTGGAAGGTTTGCTCTCCGAGATTCTCCCGAACAAGAGCATGTACAGCATGCAATATCGCTTCCGCAGCAACGAGGTTGTGGATGCGGTGATCCATATTGACCAGCGCATCGTGCCTGTGGATGCCAAGTTCCCTATTGAGAGCTTCAGGCGCTTGACCGAGGCCGAGGGGGATGCGGAAAAGAAGTCTGCGCACCGGGCCTTTGAGACAGACGTCAAGAAACACATTGACGCGATTTCCTCAAAGTACATTCTCCCGGACGAACGCACCTTTGACTTTGCGCTGATGTACATCCCCGCTGAGAATGTGTACTACGAAACCATTCTCAAGGATGAGGGGCTTTCCGAGGAAAAGGGGATCTTTCATCACGCCATGGCCCATCGCGTGATTCCCGTGTCGCCCAACAGTCTGTACGCCTACCTGCAGGTGATTGTCCTGGGCCTGCGCGGTTTGGCCGTGGAGCGCCACGCTGAGGAAATCCTCAAGAACCTGCGCAAGCTGCACGGCCATTTCGAATCCTGCGAAGAGAGTTTTGTGCTGACCGGCAAGCAGCTTGAGCATGCGCTCAATAACTACAAGAAGGCCGAGACCCATTTGCGCCGCTTCTCCGACAAGCTCGCCGCCGTGGAAGAGAGCGCGGAGGAGACCCCTGTTCTGACCTCAGCCTCTGCTCCCCGGGTCGAGCCTAAGAACTTGGCTGCCCTGCCCCACTCCGAATCCTAG